The stretch of DNA AGAAGCGGATGAAGGAACTCGGCATGCAGGGCGAGCAGGGCCTGTCCGATGCCGAGCAGGCGATGCGCGAGGCCGAGAACTCCCTCGGCCAGGGCCAGGACGGGTCCGCCGTCGACGCGCAGGGCCGCGCCCTCGAAGGCCTGCAGCGCGGCGCGCAGGGCATGGCCCAGCAGATGCAGCAGATGGGCCAGGACGGCGAGGGCCAGCAGGCCGACGGGCAGCAGCAGGGCCAGGGCAACCCCAACCAGCCCGGCCGGCAGGGCGCCCGCGACAACGACCCCCTCGGCCGCCCGACCCGCAACCGCGACTTCTCCGACGGCCGCGTGCGCGTGCCGACCGCCGAGGAATCCGGCGTCGAGCGGGCCCGGCGCATCCTCGAGGAGCTGCGCCGCAAGCTCGGCGACCCGAGCCGCCCGGCGGAAGAGCTCGATTACTTCGAGCGCCTGCTGCGGCGGAACTGAACGAGGAGCCGGAACGAGGAAGCGGCTCGGTCCTCCCGGGACCGCGCCGCTTCTTCGTGTGATCGTTCCAGGAAGCGAAAGGGAGCCGCCGCGGCGGCCCCGTAGGCTCAGTTGAACAGGTTGAAGTGGTAGTTGATGCCGACCTTCAGGAGGTGGGTGTCGAGGCCGGTGCGGGCGCCGAACTGGGTGCCGAAGGCACGGAAGCGGACGTCGCGCCCGAGATCGGCGTAGAGGTATTCGCCCTTCACCGAGAGGTTCGGGCTGATCATGTATTCGAGGCCGGCGCCGACGGTGTAGCCGTCGACCGGGACCGACGCGTTGATGGAGGCCGGCAGCACGAGGCCCGGTCCCGTGGCGATGCCGCGCAGGCCGATCTCGGTGAAGGCCCAGCCGCCGGTGGCGTAGGCCAGCAGCGGCCCCCAGGCGTAGCCGACGCGACCGCGGACGGTGACGAAGTAGGTGTCGGTCTTCAGGCCGCCGCTGGCGCTCGCGCCACCGGCCGAGGCGCGGAACTCGTTGTGGATGTCGGCGTAGTTGGCATCGACCTCGACGCCGACCACGAAGCCGTTGTTGGGCGTGAACTGGTAGTTGTAGCCCACGGTGCCGCCCGCCACGAAGCCGGCGGCCGAGGCCTCGGCGCGGGAGGCCGGAAGGGCGGCCGGACGCGGCGAGGTCGTCGAGGCGCTGAAGTCGCCGCCGACGGCGCCGCCCGCATTCACGCCGGCATAGAACCCGGTCCAGGTGAAGGCCGGCGGGGCCACCGGGTAGACCGGCGGCGGCGCGACGCGGCGCGGCAGGTCGGCGGCCTGGGCGGCACCCGCGAGCGCGACGACGCCCGTGGCGGCGAGCAGGTAGGACTTCACGTGGACAACCCCCATGGATCGTCGGGCCGGCCCGATCATGCGGTCGCCGCCCGGTTAGGATGTCGTGCCGGTCGGACGCAGGGTCGCGCCGGATCGGCTCAGTGGCGGCACACAAACATGATGGCTTGTTCGAGGCTATCGCATTTGCGCAACACCAAAGCCCGCGATCGACGAACAGGAGATGCAGCATCGCTCGCCACAATTGTGACGATGACTTTTGGACGAAGCGCCAGGCCGGCTCGGGAGCCTGGACAGATCATTGCACCGATGGCCGGACCGGGGCCCGGCGGACGCGTCCCGGCGCCGTCTCGCGCTCCTGCGTCGCGGAGCCGCCTCCCCGGACGGCCCCGATCCGCCCTATCAGGCCGTTCCACCTCGCGAGCCTCACCCGAATGTCCGGCAACACCCTCGTTCTCATCCCCTGCCTCGCGGTCGCCGTGGTGCTGCTGTTGGGGCTCGCCAACATGCTGCGCGGCGGCAGCGCCAATCTCTCGCAGCGCCTCATGCGCCTGCGGGTGGTGCTCCAGCTCGTCGCCATCCTGGTCATCATGGGGGTGCTGTGGTGGCGCGGCGGCTGACCCTGGGACACTGTGGCGGGGTGGTCGCACGGGGTGGAAAACCACGGTGAGACGGATTGTGCGGCGAGACGAGACACAGCCCCCTGGTTAAGGTGACCGTCGCCCCAGCAACGGGGCGGTGGACCCGTTCGACAGATGCGCGTAACCCTTCCGAGCCTCGCCGCGGCGGTCGCCACGACGGTCGTCCTCGCGGCTCCGGCCGCCCAGGCCGCAGACCCGTCTGCCCTGGTGCCCGTCTACCGCCCCCCGGTCCAGCCCCTCAGCATCGTCTCGGAGTTCCGCATCGGCGGCGCCGCCCAGGATCCGGGCAGCAACGAGAAGAACACCAGCAACATTAACGGCGAGTTGCTGTTCGCCAAGCCGGTCACCGGGCTCGACCGGTTCTGGGCCGCCTTCGTGCCGCGCCCGACCGTCGGCGGCAGCTACAACGTCGATGGCCGCACCAGCTACGCCTATCTCGGCGCGACCTGGACCTTCGACATCACCGACCGGATCTTCGTCGAGGGCTTCTTCGGCGCCGGCTTCCATGACGGCTATACCGGCCCGAAGGCCGACGTGCCGAAGACCTACAACGCGCTCGGCTGCAACCCGCTGTTCCGCGAGGCGGCAGGCGTCGGCTTCCGGCTCACCGAGCACTGGAGCATCATGGCGACGATCGAGCACATGTCGAATGCGGGCTTGTGCGTCACGAATCGCGGCCTGACCAATTTCGGCGGCAAGATCGCCTATACCTTCTAGAGCGCCTCACGATCGCGTCGCCATCGCGAAGCTCTCTAGGTCTTTGAGTTTGCCGCATTTTCCGTGGCGAACCGGTATCCGCTTCGTCGGAAGATGCTCTGAGCGCCCATACCTTCTGGCGACTGTCCTCCACAGGGACGGGGCTGGCGCTCCGACGGGAGAGCGCTAGAAATCGCTGCCTGAGAGCGGGTACGCCCGCCGAAGGGAGCCTGTCGTGGTCGTCCTCAACCGCATCTACACCCGCACCGGCGATTCCGGCACCACCGCGCTCGCCAGCGGCGAGCGCCGCTCGAAGGCGGACCTGCGCGTCGAGACCTACGGCACCGTCGACGAGACCAATGCCTGCTTAGGGTTGGCTCGCCTGCACACGACCGGCGACCTCGATGCGATGCTCGGCCGGATGCAGAACGACCTGTTCGATCTCGGTGCCGACCTCGCGACGCCGGAAACCGGCGAGCCCCTCGCCTACGAGCCGCTGCGGATCGTCGCCGCCCAGGTCGAGCGGGTGGAGCGCGAGATCGATGCGCTGAATGCCGGCCTCACCCCCTTGCGCTCCTTCGTGCTGCCCGGCGGCTCGCCCGCCGCGGCGGCGCTCCACCTCGCCCGCACGGTCTGCCGCCGGGCCGAGCGCCTGGCGGTGGCCCTGGCGGGAACGCCGGGCGAGACCGTCTCGCCGGTGGCGATCCAGTACCTGAACCGGCTGTCGGATTTCCTGTTCGTTGCCGCCCGGGTCGCCAACGATGGCGGTGCTGCCGACGTGCTGTGGGTCCCGGGAAAAACCCGCGCGTAAGACCTGCACTTAACGGTGGGGCGGCGGGCCTCCAGGGCGCGTTGACAATTCGGAAAATCGGCCGCTACGGTCCGCGCCACCTTGCTCCATCGGGGATGATCGCGGGCCGGCCAGAGGGAGGGCCCGACCACGATCGCCCCTTCATCCTGAAGGATGCGACGATCATGAAGGTCCTGGTGCCCGTCAAGCGGGTGGTCGACTACAACGTGAAGATC from Methylobacterium aquaticum encodes:
- a CDS encoding outer membrane protein is translated as MGVVHVKSYLLAATGVVALAGAAQAADLPRRVAPPPVYPVAPPAFTWTGFYAGVNAGGAVGGDFSASTTSPRPAALPASRAEASAAGFVAGGTVGYNYQFTPNNGFVVGVEVDANYADIHNEFRASAGGASASGGLKTDTYFVTVRGRVGYAWGPLLAYATGGWAFTEIGLRGIATGPGLVLPASINASVPVDGYTVGAGLEYMISPNLSVKGEYLYADLGRDVRFRAFGTQFGARTGLDTHLLKVGINYHFNLFN
- a CDS encoding twin transmembrane helix small protein, yielding MSGNTLVLIPCLAVAVVLLLGLANMLRGGSANLSQRLMRLRVVLQLVAILVIMGVLWWRGG
- a CDS encoding acyloxyacyl hydrolase, whose amino-acid sequence is MRVTLPSLAAAVATTVVLAAPAAQAADPSALVPVYRPPVQPLSIVSEFRIGGAAQDPGSNEKNTSNINGELLFAKPVTGLDRFWAAFVPRPTVGGSYNVDGRTSYAYLGATWTFDITDRIFVEGFFGAGFHDGYTGPKADVPKTYNALGCNPLFREAAGVGFRLTEHWSIMATIEHMSNAGLCVTNRGLTNFGGKIAYTF
- a CDS encoding cob(I)yrinic acid a,c-diamide adenosyltransferase; this encodes MVVLNRIYTRTGDSGTTALASGERRSKADLRVETYGTVDETNACLGLARLHTTGDLDAMLGRMQNDLFDLGADLATPETGEPLAYEPLRIVAAQVERVEREIDALNAGLTPLRSFVLPGGSPAAAALHLARTVCRRAERLAVALAGTPGETVSPVAIQYLNRLSDFLFVAARVANDGGAADVLWVPGKTRA